From Cloacibacillus sp., the proteins below share one genomic window:
- a CDS encoding YlxR family protein translates to MDRQSSQPVLKKQRPRTCVGCGEESPKRILLRVIRTPEGEVRYDPTGKANGRGAYVCARRSCVEAAKKKKSFSRALKTEVPEILYTELLEKCGEEEAG, encoded by the coding sequence ATGGATAGGCAGAGTTCTCAGCCAGTGCTGAAAAAACAGAGGCCGCGGACCTGCGTCGGCTGCGGGGAGGAATCCCCGAAGCGTATCCTGCTGCGCGTTATCAGGACGCCAGAGGGAGAGGTGCGCTATGATCCTACGGGAAAGGCCAACGGCCGCGGCGCGTACGTCTGTGCCCGGCGTTCCTGTGTGGAGGCCGCGAAGAAGAAAAAATCCTTCTCGCGGGCGCTGAAGACAGAGGTCCCCGAGATCCTTTACACCGAGCTGCTGGAAAAATGCGGCGAAGAAGAGGCGGGCTAG
- a CDS encoding ribosomal L7Ae/L30e/S12e/Gadd45 family protein has protein sequence MGAPALRALSMLSLARRAQELLIGQDKIFEALRGGKKLVVFVTEDCSENVLRKLHSAEERGDLNIFILKDTGRELLGRHLGINAAQAAALPGGSGFSEKIVSLLNEDRSDADE, from the coding sequence ATGGGCGCTCCGGCATTGAGGGCGCTCAGTATGCTCAGCCTCGCGCGGCGGGCCCAGGAGCTGCTGATAGGCCAGGATAAGATATTTGAGGCGCTGCGCGGAGGGAAGAAGCTTGTGGTATTCGTGACGGAGGACTGCTCCGAAAACGTGCTTCGCAAGCTGCATTCTGCGGAAGAGCGCGGCGATTTGAATATATTCATATTAAAAGATACCGGAAGAGAGCTTCTTGGAAGACATCTGGGGATAAACGCCGCGCAGGCCGCGGCGCTTCCTGGGGGAAGCGGCTTTTCCGAAAAAATAGTTTCATTATTGAATGAAGACAGGAGTGATGCGGATGAGTAA